A single region of the Bombus fervidus isolate BK054 chromosome 18, iyBomFerv1, whole genome shotgun sequence genome encodes:
- the LOC139996660 gene encoding EF-hand domain-containing family member C2 isoform X2, producing MQRDLVLPCLPGFNFDKNLDRTNFARNQHFTKIHDGVYYLSEKFDKSDPIRYPSIYARGEVQELPPWIAYDGQRLMFKAFFQETVNERWKAAYQIRVVNISFFLEDGTMKISEPSVDNSGLEQGVLLRRQRIPMPDPVRYRYYDIIDLNIGKEPELFGRVYKIVDCDKFTRQFLNRMGIAVPDPIEIPKDPYLELHKRETFPKKPKQKVDTRGDFLKYDKQVLRFYGYWDDTDNLYGVVHDLEIYYYLADNTMEIKENLPANSGRDSGSTFLRRMQVPKIFSEMGSIGTGNAFTILNVMGDDTSHGYYTIDPLNTGKVRREYYKENELSIGAQVNIFGRIIVITDMDAFTKEYYRKKYGVDDFTPIERPRNVGEICAKVEKYIPPYNGFGSYEDSLGNCFSMIPQPPKTDVVKFLRYDKQGLDSYVLRFRAQMISNVPANQDRQFIIRVFLMDDTVSIFELARRNSGFRRCLFQKRMPVMLPNQEIFVSKKPDYYKPEDFYIGARPNLNGFIFEITSADVYALRYMELHCDKFAKANVKLIVEKLRQTLKPVYKEFLQLCAPAQSIDGDLRVLPYEKLREILGKYMEGKITEHEIITVARHYSSHEKKEFHSREYIRQLMHMELLRTLWNDLDRLEEDLHHWDRGRTGFLPRDTLYTTLRAARIPVDVELLNSMLDHIHKNKEEQLDYNDVLKFINVKVDPPPPAPPINVKTALWWASEKEPDCGAGINWCVFIKDLNIVDEETNSNESSKSPEMKITDCKTNY from the exons ATGCAGCGTGATCTTGTACTTCCATGTCTACCAGGgtttaatttcgataaaaac CTTGATCGAACAAACTTTGCCAGGAATCAACACTTTACTAAAATTCACGATGgagtttattatttatcggaAAAGTTTGATAAAAGCGATCCGATTCGTTATCCGTCGATTTATGCTCGCGGCGAAGTTCAAGAACTGCCTCCTTGGATTGCCTATGATGGCCAG AGGTTAATGTTCAAAGCATTCTTTCAAGAAACAGTTAACGAAAGATGGAAAGCAGCTTACCAAATACGCGTAGTAAATATCAGCTTCTTTTTGGAAGATGgaacgatgaaaatttctGAGCCTTCCGTGGACAATAGTGGTCTTGAGCAAG GCGTCTTGTTAAGGCGACAGAGAATTCCAATGCCTGATCCAGTGAGATACAGATACTACGATATAATTGATCTAAATATCGGCAAAGAGCCGGAGTTATTTGGGAGAGTATATAAGATTGTAGACTGTGACAAATTTACCagacaatttttaaatcgtatGGGAATCGCCGTGCCAGATCCGATAGAAATACCAAAGGATCCTTATTTGGAACTTCATAAGCGA GAGACATTTCCGAAGAAACCAAAACAGAAGGTGGATACTCGCGGCGATTTCTTGAAATACGACAAACAAGTGCTTCGATTTTACGGCTATTGGGATGACACGGATAACCTTTACGGCGTCGTGCATGATCTGgaaatttactattacctaGCTGACAACACGATGGAGATCAAAGAGAATCTGCCGGCGAATTCCGGACGAGATTCCGGTTCCACGTTTTTACGACGTATGCAAGTTCCTAAA ATCTTCTCGGAAATGGGCTCGATCGGAACAGGAAACGCTTTTACCATTTTGAACGTGATGGGAGACGATACGTCCCATGGTTATTACACGATAGATCCATTGAACACTGGAAAGGTTCGTAGGGAGTATTACAAAGAAAACGAACTTAGTATTGGCGCACAAGTAAATATCTTCGGCAGAATAATTGTCATAACAGACATGGACGCTTTTACGAAGGAATACTACAg GAAGAAATACGGTGTGGATGACTTCACGCCCATAGAAAGACCTCGAAATGTTGGCGAGATTTGCGCGAAAGtggaaaaatacattccaCCCTACAATGGTTTTGGGTCCTACGAAGATTCCCTCGGCAACTGTTTCAGCATGATACCGCAGCCACCTAAAACGGATGTCGTTAAGTTTCTACGTTACGACAA ACAGGGCTTGGACAGCTACGTTTTGAGATTCAGAGCGCAAATGATATCGAACGTACCGGCTAATCAAGACAGGCAGTTCATTATAAGAGTTTTCCTCATGGACGATACGGTTTCTATTTTCGAATTGGCGAGGAGAAATTCAG GCTTCAGACGATGCCTGTTCCAGAAGAGAATGCCGGTGATGTTACCTAATCAAGAGATATTTGTAAGCAAGAAACCGGATTATTACAAGCCGGAGGATTTTTATATCGGAGCACGTCCTAACTTGAACGGTTTTATCTTCGAAATTACTTCGGCCGACGTTTATGCTCTTCGTTACATGGAATTACATTGCGATAAG TTCGCCAAAGCTAACGTCAAGTTAATCGTGGAAAAACTACGACAGACATTGAAACCGGTTTACAAAGAATTCCTACAGCTTTGCGCGCCAGCCCAATCAATCGACGGCGATCTTCGAGTCCTGCCGTACGAGAAACTCAG GGAGATCTTGGGCAAGTATATGGAAGGAAAAATAACAGAGCACGAAATAATCACGGTCGCTCGACACTATTCGTCTCACGAGAAAAAAGAGTTTCACAGTAGAGAATACATAAG ACAGTTAATGCATATGGAACTTTTGCGAACTTTGTGGAACGATCTCGATCGTTTGGAGGAGGATCTACATCATTGGGACAGAGGAAGAACAGGGTTCTTGCCACGcgatacgttgtatactacgcTCCGTGCTGCCAGAATTCCAGTCGACGTGGAACTTTTAAATTCCATGCTTGATCA cattCATAAGAACAAAGAGGAACAACTGGACTATAACGACGTTCTAAAATTTATCAACGTTAAAGTGGATCCTCCTCCACCCGCGCCGCCGATAAACGTCAAG ACTGCACTTTGGTGGGCATCGGAAAAAGAACCGGACTGTGGTGCTGGTATAAACTGGTGTGTTTTCataaaagatttaaatatcgtCGATGAAGAAACGAATTCAAATGAAAGTTCAAAGTCCCCAGAAATGAAAATCACAGACTGCAAAACAAACTATTGA
- the LOC139996660 gene encoding EF-hand domain-containing family member C2 isoform X1, whose protein sequence is MKRVYLGVLLRRQRIPMPDPVRYRYYDIIDLNIGKEPELFGRVYKIVDCDKFTRQFLNRMGIAVPDPIEIPKDPYLELHKRETFPKKPKQKVDTRGDFLKYDKQVLRFYGYWDDTDNLYGVVHDLEIYYYLADNTMEIKENLPANSGRDSGSTFLRRMQVPKIFSEMGSIGTGNAFTILNVMGDDTSHGYYTIDPLNTGKVRREYYKENELSIGAQVNIFGRIIVITDMDAFTKEYYRKKYGVDDFTPIERPRNVGEICAKVEKYIPPYNGFGSYEDSLGNCFSMIPQPPKTDVVKFLRYDKQGLDSYVLRFRAQMISNVPANQDRQFIIRVFLMDDTVSIFELARRNSGFRRCLFQKRMPVMLPNQEIFVSKKPDYYKPEDFYIGARPNLNGFIFEITSADVYALRYMELHCDKFAKANVKLIVEKLRQTLKPVYKEFLQLCAPAQSIDGDLRVLPYEKLREILGKYMEGKITEHEIITVARHYSSHEKKEFHSREYIRQLMHMELLRTLWNDLDRLEEDLHHWDRGRTGFLPRDTLYTTLRAARIPVDVELLNSMLDHIHKNKEEQLDYNDVLKFINVKVDPPPPAPPINVKEVCTTFTSCSICDLKQDSLCINLLD, encoded by the exons ATGAAACGCGTGTACCTAGGCGTCTTGTTAAGGCGACAGAGAATTCCAATGCCTGATCCAGTGAGATACAGATACTACGATATAATTGATCTAAATATCGGCAAAGAGCCGGAGTTATTTGGGAGAGTATATAAGATTGTAGACTGTGACAAATTTACCagacaatttttaaatcgtatGGGAATCGCCGTGCCAGATCCGATAGAAATACCAAAGGATCCTTATTTGGAACTTCATAAGCGA GAGACATTTCCGAAGAAACCAAAACAGAAGGTGGATACTCGCGGCGATTTCTTGAAATACGACAAACAAGTGCTTCGATTTTACGGCTATTGGGATGACACGGATAACCTTTACGGCGTCGTGCATGATCTGgaaatttactattacctaGCTGACAACACGATGGAGATCAAAGAGAATCTGCCGGCGAATTCCGGACGAGATTCCGGTTCCACGTTTTTACGACGTATGCAAGTTCCTAAA ATCTTCTCGGAAATGGGCTCGATCGGAACAGGAAACGCTTTTACCATTTTGAACGTGATGGGAGACGATACGTCCCATGGTTATTACACGATAGATCCATTGAACACTGGAAAGGTTCGTAGGGAGTATTACAAAGAAAACGAACTTAGTATTGGCGCACAAGTAAATATCTTCGGCAGAATAATTGTCATAACAGACATGGACGCTTTTACGAAGGAATACTACAg GAAGAAATACGGTGTGGATGACTTCACGCCCATAGAAAGACCTCGAAATGTTGGCGAGATTTGCGCGAAAGtggaaaaatacattccaCCCTACAATGGTTTTGGGTCCTACGAAGATTCCCTCGGCAACTGTTTCAGCATGATACCGCAGCCACCTAAAACGGATGTCGTTAAGTTTCTACGTTACGACAA ACAGGGCTTGGACAGCTACGTTTTGAGATTCAGAGCGCAAATGATATCGAACGTACCGGCTAATCAAGACAGGCAGTTCATTATAAGAGTTTTCCTCATGGACGATACGGTTTCTATTTTCGAATTGGCGAGGAGAAATTCAG GCTTCAGACGATGCCTGTTCCAGAAGAGAATGCCGGTGATGTTACCTAATCAAGAGATATTTGTAAGCAAGAAACCGGATTATTACAAGCCGGAGGATTTTTATATCGGAGCACGTCCTAACTTGAACGGTTTTATCTTCGAAATTACTTCGGCCGACGTTTATGCTCTTCGTTACATGGAATTACATTGCGATAAG TTCGCCAAAGCTAACGTCAAGTTAATCGTGGAAAAACTACGACAGACATTGAAACCGGTTTACAAAGAATTCCTACAGCTTTGCGCGCCAGCCCAATCAATCGACGGCGATCTTCGAGTCCTGCCGTACGAGAAACTCAG GGAGATCTTGGGCAAGTATATGGAAGGAAAAATAACAGAGCACGAAATAATCACGGTCGCTCGACACTATTCGTCTCACGAGAAAAAAGAGTTTCACAGTAGAGAATACATAAG ACAGTTAATGCATATGGAACTTTTGCGAACTTTGTGGAACGATCTCGATCGTTTGGAGGAGGATCTACATCATTGGGACAGAGGAAGAACAGGGTTCTTGCCACGcgatacgttgtatactacgcTCCGTGCTGCCAGAATTCCAGTCGACGTGGAACTTTTAAATTCCATGCTTGATCA cattCATAAGAACAAAGAGGAACAACTGGACTATAACGACGTTCTAAAATTTATCAACGTTAAAGTGGATCCTCCTCCACCCGCGCCGCCGATAAACGTCAAG GAAGTATGCACAACTTTCACGAGTTGCTCTATCTGTGACCTGAAACAAGATTCTCTTTGCATTAATCTTTTAGATTAG